In Anas acuta chromosome 25, bAnaAcu1.1, whole genome shotgun sequence, the genomic stretch AGTCGCCTCAAGGTGCTGGACGCCTACCTGCTCTACGTGCTGCTCACCGGCGCGCTGCAGTTCGGCTACTGCCTCGGCGTCGGCACCTTCCCCTTCAACTCCTTCCTCAGCGGCTTCATCTCCGCCGTCGGCAGCTTCATCCTCGGCGGTCAGTGCGGCCCCTGCGCTCGCCTCGGCCCCTGCGCGGTTTCCCCTGGCAGCCAGGGCGTCCCCTTGGCCGTGGTGGTTTGTGGGGGCAGggcaaggggcaatggccacaaagTGGAGTGCGGGAAGTTTTGCACCAATacgcgaaagaacttcttcatggtgagggtgacggagcgcTGGGACAGGCTGACAGGGAGGTTGTGGAACCTTCTTCTCTGGAAGTATTCAAGGactgtctggatgcctacctgggcagcctgctctagggaacctgctttggcaggggggttggacccgatgatctcttgaggtcctttccaacccctatatttctgtgattctgcttgCTCACCATGGTGATGCTTTAAGATCCCTCAGCAACCTGAGAGCCACAAGCAATGTTCCTAGCCCCCTGGAGCTCGGAGTTCTCTTTGAAATGGACAAATCTCTTTTATTGACTGTAGTAGCCCCTTAGAGATCCCCAAATGACCCCCGGCAGCCCAGGgagcctctgcagcagcccctgagcCTCTCCTGGCAGCTGTCGAGTCCTGGTACTTGGTATTTTTCTATCAATTATTCCTGGCAACCAGGAAGTTgctatagcaaaaaaaaaaaaaatgttttgagctATCTGAAAACTGCGGAGCTCCATGCTGCTTAGCAGCCATGGGTGTACCCTGTTGACGTTAAAGCACACAGTTCTGCTCTTGGCAACCTCCAGGCTTGTCCCTCTGCAGCTATTGCATCTTGAGAGCACCCTCAGCTGTGACCTCTCCCAGTGGGCCAGACCTGATGCTGTGCGTCACAGGAGGATGCTCTTCAGCAGATGATGAGCCTGCACGGATCTGCCCATGGGCACCACAAGTCCAGCTCCTCACCAGCCACAGGGTGTCCCTCGTTCTCCATGTTGATCAGGGAAGCATCCCTTTTACCATcttgtatcacagaatcataggatggagtgggttggaagggacctttatAATCATCTAGTTTCActcccccctgccatggacagggatgtcacccactgGATGAAGTTGTCCAGGGCCTCTTCCAGtctgaccttgaacacctccagggatggggcatctgcaacatctctgggtaacctgttccagtgcctcaccaccctgagTGAATTCTGAGTGCAGAATTTCATACTTATCtaaatttctcctctttttgtttaaaaccattccttcCTTGTCCTATCCATATAAGCAAAAAGTTGttcataatttttatataagcctcttttaagtactgaaaagctacAGTGAGAttttcccagagccttctcttctgcaagcTGAACATctccaactctctcagcctttaatcataggagagatgctccaatcctctgatcatccttatggccctcctctggacctgctctaacagatccacatccttctCATTTTCGGGGCCCCAAACCTAAATTCAGGATTCTAAGTTGGGCCTCgtgagagcagagtagaaggggacGGTAACCTCCTTCGACCTGTTGGCTACTCCTCTGATGCAGCCCAAGATGCAGTTGGCCTCttgggctgcagcactgctggctcatggtgaggtttttgtccaccagaatcCCCAAGTCCCTTTCTGCAGGGTTGCTTTCTTGtactgatatttttctgtagcaACCATCCTATGGTGAACCAAAACCTAGCAATGACTGCTTAAAAATGTTGCTCTCTGATAATGCACCCtaaaaagcacatttcttccctgcagccctgcccagtGTACCCAGTAGAGTGTTGCTTTCCCCATTTTTGTGCCTGTCCCATCCTGTTATAAGCCTGTTCCACTCAGGTCTCATTTGGATATCCCCTGTAGTGCTGTGTGAGAGCTGACTGCATATCAGCCCTATGCAAATCCCCTGGCAGTGATCTTGTCTTATAAGAAAGATAGAGTCGACTTTTCTTGTACGCTGGTGGAACAGTGACCTGTGGACTGCCCCAACAAGGCTATGCTTCCCACCATGGCTTCTCTTTGTGATCTCTGatctctcattttctctctactATGCAGTTTGCCTCCGGATCCAGATAAACCCGCAGAACAAAGGCGAGTTCCAAGGCATTTCTCCAGAGAGGGCATTCGCCGACTTCCTCTTTGCCAACACTATCCTGCATCTTGTCGTTATTAATTTTGTTGGCTGAACTCTTGAAGAGACTGTAAGGTACTGATCCGTGGGGCCGCAGAAGGGGAAACACCAGCACAtgatttctctatttttgtAGAGTAGGGAAAAAATAGATAGTGAAACCAGAAGTCTACCTCCTGGCTTTTTCCAGGACAGGAACATTTAAGCCATTTTTCTCTACAGTGCTATAGAGCAAGAATTTAGTGCCTTTTGattttgtgaatttattttttgtctttccacATTTAAAAGGCAGCTTAGCTAGGTGTGCCACAGAAATCTACccatatttctcttttatatgAGAAATACGCCTTTATTTCTTGAAGGAGGGTCTCTACGGGCTGGGACTTCTGGTATCTGTCCCTGATGGTTGTCTGTTTGGAGGCCATAGTATGGCTGGTGTGCAAGTCTGAAATTTCTCAGCAGATCagagaaaaatgttcagaataGGGAGAGTTTGATGCTAGAAAGTGCACAGCATGTTCTATTATAGTTGCAAAGAGGCCACAAGCTGTTTGGAGCTTGTGGTGCATTTTCTGTCCCTTTGCAGATGCATTCTTCATgttgtctttctctctttacagGTCTCGAATTCCTCTGGGGTTCTGATGTTAAAACCTGTCATGGGGAAGTGTTGTTCCCCATCAGACTTGTAACTGCTTCCATGGTGAGGAAGGGGAAGCAGGGAGTAAAGTTTTTGCTACAGACTGTCCTATGGAAGGGTCTACTGCCTCATTTCAGTTGCTGTAATCGTTTATTTCAATAAAGCCCTTCATAGTACTGCACACTTTTCCTTGATGAAGACAAATACAGAGTTTCTTCCTATGCCCAAGTTCCTTCAGTCATGGCTTCctgtttttccctccttctctctctctccatttctCCCTCTCTACCCCCTAGGCTTTTATTTTGTGCCCCAGTTTCTGGGGGAAACTGGAAGcaagttgtcatggaaacacaGATGTCATCTGGCCTTTATCTTATGGAAAGTATGTTGCCAACACAACCCCAGGCTTCAAAGCTGCAGAAAACTTTGTTTAGACTGTGGTTAGAGATGAACGGAAGGAAGCTGGGGGTGTCATTCAGCCATCCCCACCTGTATCCATtttggcaaccctgcccagtGCATGGGGGTttaaactagatgatctttaaggtccttttcaacccaggccattctgtgattcccatGGGCCCTCCCATATCCCTCGGCATCACATGGGGCACAGCTTGATGCACCAACTGGGCTTACAGGCTCACTGTGGCTTGGTAGTAATACAACCACCCTAAGACAAAGTTAGTTTTTCTGCAACCTGAATTGCTGATAAACCCAAGGATGCTGGAAGGGGCTGCTAGGCTGTGTCAGTGTCTGGGACAGAGCTGCACTTGAGCTGTCCTAGCTCAATGGAGAAGGTTTTCCTCAGATTGAATCTtgaaattcttttctcttttgaggTATTGTGAAATGTTTAATCTCAATGACCCCAGCCCTCGAGCATTGCCTTCTCAAGCCTCAGCTAGCATCTGGTTGAAGCCGATTGCTTTTTAGTTGTGATGGAAATTAGATCCCTGTGATGATCAAGTTATAGGCACAGGGTAGGATGTTAGCTCTAGCTATTCCTTCCTGATCGTTGGATGAAGAATTAACCCAGGTTACCTTCAAGCTTGAGGCTCTGTCATTTTACTGATCCTGCCTCATGCTTGTCTTGTCTGGTCAGCAGCTGAAACAGTAGCAAAAACACATACAAGATGATGTTACAAAGGAATGCTTGACTGCTGGCATCCAGGAGTTAAAAACATGGGGTTCAATAGCTTCAACATCTCAGCACTGGATTATGGCACCTGTTTACCACCTTTTTTCCATCTAGTAtttccagctgtgctgcagccattAAAACAGTAGAAGTGTGATGTACAGGCCTCCAAACAGTCCTGAGTAGTCAGGTATGAGGAAGCAGGGTCTTGAAGGGTGTTGTCTGGGTCTGTGGTGGGAACAATTCATGCCAGCTCTgacccacagccccccaggcaTTAGGCTGGGCTTATTTATGGTGATGATACCAACTATATTCTGATGTTAGGGTGATGGGGATCACAGAATACTCGAAAGCATGTGGGAATTGTAAATGAGCTACTGGGCTCTTTTTCCTGTAAGAGCCCTCTCTGAAACAGGCTCGTGGCAGACAGAGCCAACGAGTTCACAGGAGGAATGCGCGCAGGGAACgtactggagcagctgctgctgttcgCAAGGCACGAGTGCCTCCCTGTGGGGTCTCTGCAGTGGTCTACCCATGCTTTGGCTTCAGGGAGAGCTTGAGGCTGGGGCCCTCCTGTGGCCAGTACATGGTGGTGTAAAGAGAGAAACCTTCTGtggggtttctttcttttttttttctctgagttttAGTGGTTTTCAGTGCCTCTAGTTACCATAAACTAGCCCAAGATTTCAAGTTCTATTAGAGGTACTTCCATGCCTGAATGAGCTTCAACAAATCTGTATGTGTCTTCAAACTCTGCTCCTTAGAAAGATGATACCAGAGGTCCTTGTGGACTATGTagaaaagggcaagaaagaaagtTGCTTCTTatatagggctatgtttagtgagGGATGAGAAGCACAGGGCAGGGTGTTTTCTCCAACAAGATCCCAAGAAAAGATACAAATTCATGTCCTACCCATCAGTAGATAGTAGGGGGCAGCAGTTGGCACAGAGGAGGGCGTAGGTGGACCATGGCACCATCTTCTCTGACAATATGAGAAGATTCTGGCCTCTGCCATGTTCCGCCTTTGTCTTTTGGGTCAGAAGTGGAAGGATTTTCGTGCATTGAGTCACTGCCTGTATAAGAGGGTGCAGAGATGTATCATATCAGCACATTCTGAAATCTTATATGCTTGTAAGatctttccctgctgctgccttccctcctcccctctcccctccccccccccccccagttatttattttctccccttcctgTGCTCTGCATAGCTCAGTCTTTCCTGTTGTACCCAGAACTCCCTCCACACACCCAAGATAAGGTTACAGTGAGGGGGCAGGAAGGGAGGGTGTCTTAACCTCATTCTACTTTGGTTTGTGGTCTAACGTCTGCTGTCCTATTTCACATGCTTCTCCTCCCTGCCACGTGCCACACTAGCATTGCCCCCCCCGCACCCAACCCCTGTTTTGCACTCTACTTTACAGAGGAAGAGGTTTCTGTGGTAAGGTGTAGGGGAGTATCAAAAGGTGACCCAGATCTCAGCACTGGCGTCATGGAACTAGTGGTTTGTCCTTTCCTGCCCCAAATGGGCCATGAGACCCCCTCTTCCACATCCTGTTACTTACCATGTTAtttcctgcttttgctttgcactgtggtttttctttcttgaaataaacaagaaacCACACGGGGGAAAGGGTGTAAGCATCAGTGGTGGGAGAGGATCAAAACCCTAATCTCAGAGAGCATCTTTGAACGAGACCTACAAATTCAGTGCTTTGGAGATCACATGTTAAGGGTCACTTCAGTCAAAACACGGCTTTAGCTATATGCTCATCCCCTCACCTTACAGCTAGGAAAGGGTTTGAAATGCAATACAAAAGATTTGAGAcagatattaatatttttaaaagtgatgtTAAAGGTAAAGGAGTGTGgagaatttattttccacatcCCTAAAGGTTTTCAGAATGAGGTTAGTCAATTGGAAATGTGTGAACATGGTACTGGTCTTGCTTTGTAATTCAAAAATGGTTTAGGCAGCTTCATTGAGTGCTGTTCCTCTGTGATGCAGCAGCTTTCATCATATGCAAAATGCAATGTTCAAGGCATGGCTGGGATTTAAATAGCTGTAGGCTTTTTACAGCTGGTTAAAAATGAGAATGACTGCTCTGTCAAGGAGTCAAACAAATGAGTCCCTGAACATCTCTTCTATAAGATAATCAGAGTTTTAGACCTGCAATATTGGAAGTTGTTCCTGGACAGGAGAGGTCAGTAATGGTCACCCAGCAACAGGCCGTCTGCAAAGTGGTCAGGTggcagcaccacagcaggaGCTCAGGGAGACTTTGTTTTGCCGCTGCTCGGAACTGTGGATTCAGATACCATGGCAGGAGTGCTAACACCATCTGCACAGAGAGGCCCTTAACATACGAAGCACCAGGACTTTTGACTAAATGCATTTAAGTATGAACCTTCCCAAAATCAGAGGTCCTTGTAATGGCTGTGAATCCACTGAGGTGAGAAATATTCTAAGAGCGAATCATGCCACCCAGCATAGCAAGGCTTTTCCCTACCACTTAGTTTGGGCTTAGTGTGAGGTACAAGCAAAGCTCAAGATTTGCAGGGAGGTTATGTTTCCTTCCAAGCACCTTTCTTGTCTCTTTCTCCAGAGGAATCTTTGCTGCTTTAGAATATGGAGAGACCGTTGTCACAGGAGAACAGTCTTTCCAGTCTTGACTTTGAGAGCCCGAATTTGGAGACTCAGACCAATGTCAGTAATGTCATTAATGCAAAGCAGATACCTTGTTCTACCATGAAACTTGAGAACAGAGGACATTTAGGGGCAGGATATTACAGACTGCTGTGCTTCCCGTAGGAGTAGACAACTGCCTTCAGGAACCTGGTCCACTTCCTAGTCCTCTCACTGTTGGAAAGCTGTATTTCACCATTGTCTTCACATAGCACAGTGCCTAGGTTTGGAGGGGATGTGCACGCTTCTGTTCCCTCACACACACCTCTAAGCCAGCCATGATATTCTCCTCCAACACAGCAGGGAAGTGGATGTCCTGAAAAGGGAGGTTGTAGATGCTCCTCAGGTGTGGATCAAGCCCATTATTGCAAGCAGTCCCTGGGGGCTAAGCTGTGTTCTGCTCTTCCTGGCACCCCTTCCCTCCTTCACCCCAAAGGCCATCTCTGATCCTAAAACTCATCTGAAGGGCAAAACAAATTCCTCCAACAAGAGATACAAAAGACAAACAAGTTTCTTATTATTGGTAATGATTATTTAATAGCATCCAAAGGCCATGtggactttaaaaaaatggcaaaaagcaTTCTTCTGTGATAGAGAAGCAAGAATTTTACTAATTTAAGGACTTCTGGGAGAcctagcagcatttttttttcttttgggggggatggggtggggttAGAGGGAGGAACACCTTGCTCGGACAGCAAaagtcagaaaagaaatggTGCATAGCACCCTGACTAAGACTCCCTTTGCCATTTCAGTTGCAAATGAATACTCTGAGAAGCAATCTGCtcttcagccaaaaaaaaaaaaaaagtcatcatcATGCTAAATGAATCAGATCTGTGGGAGAGCACAATGCTGAGAATTGTAAGCATATCTCTGcgtagcttttaaaaatgcaaataaagcaaTTTAGACTATAATGACTTTTTTGATGTACAGAAAACACAATGTGATATCTGTTGCAACAGGAACGCTGGTCTGTGTTCCCTCTTGCACCCGATGCTTCTGTAAAGATTCTCAGCAGATTTTTTTGGTACTTATGTCTTCACTGGTTACATTCATTCctgtaacaaaaaataaaggtatATTAAATTTGGGGTACAGTCACAACTACATAATTGTAGATCTGAAGCAACATATTAGGTCTTAAAGTCAATGACCATCAAACTTTCACTGCTGGAGAATGGTCAGGTGATGAATCTGATGGATGAGTGCAgacaagggaagaaaaggttGTAGGAACAGGAGAGAGAGATGTctagaaagaagacaaaagttAAATTTGTGTGTGGATAAGGAAGGGTAAATAGACTCATGTAGTGGAGAAAACAATGATAGGTCCAAGTAATGACTTGTAAAGAATTGGAGGGATTTTACTGGTGATAGATAAAAGGTGTATGAACAGAATATGTAAAATACAGAGGGAACATTCATAGCTAATGAACTGATACAGGTATTTTCTGTCAGAGGTCTTACCACCTCCCTTGCATactcacttttttcttccacataaGGATTGTCATCACCACATTAAAAATTActgctttcattaaaattattttcaggccCAGCTGTGTGAAAGACAGCATGTTCAGGTTTTCATCTGTAAAACCAGGAATGAGAGTCACAAGAGCACTGGGACATCCTGACTTCCAGACAGACATGAAAATACTTCTTAATGAAGCTGTTCTACTTTGCATGGTTGAGTTAGCTTATAGGACACCTAATGAGACAGTGAGCAGGACTACCTCACTGACAGACTGTTTCAAGGGCCAGGCTTTCATTCAGCAAACATTAATTCTCCAGTAAGGAAGACTGCTAGCCATctagttgtttttaaataacagcgTATtatgaaccacagatgcaggaagagttcctccttcctctcccaatTTTCTAAGAGGGCAGTAGGAAAACAAGTTAAATTTTATCCATAGAAAAAAGAGTCTATCTGAATGTTCTGTTATTCATAGTTACAAAGtcattttcatcagaaaaaaaaaatattgttctatATTGGAAAAGCAAGGAGTTATTATCAAAAAGTCATTTGAAAACCTCTCTGAAAAACTTGTCAAATCAGCCAAGTTTACTGATgagtatttttctgaagtagTGTTTTGGAAACATTTGGCTAActgttttttggtggttttttatttttttttttcctctcgttttgtttttcctctccctctctttcagCAAGGCTGCATATTTGCAAAAGTACAGCTATTCTGCAAACAAGGctagagcagagcagaggcaggctCAGGTCCTTTGAACTAGCACAAACAGCAATTGCTTGGGCTCCAGTGCAGCGTAGCATATTCCCATAGCCACAAGCTGAAGCAGAGCCTGCTCAGTGCACGCATACTGCAGAAACCACTTGCTTATCTTTTGGCTCATTAGGCGtttgcacacacaaaaatacaaacagctcttttgaaatctgaaatgcagcagACTTTCAGTGAAGCTGATGTATCTGTGCCTTAAACCATTATAGGGTGAGCAGTGTCTGTTTGGCAATACCTTGCTAGACCATGTAGGTGCCAGCTACAGAGGTCACTTTAAATTACCAATTCAGATCTGGAGGTCTACATCAACCCAACGACTTCCAGCCTTTGTATTTAAATCCTGTGTAGCCCTTTAGAAAATTCCCAGTGTTTGATTTTTGATCCAACAGGAATTCTGAAAACAGggaacattcaaaaaaaaaaaaaagaggggggggggaaggaggaagacagttcctttaattaaattttactcCTAAAATATTGTGTTCATACCTGTCTTGAAGTGTGGTGACATCCCTGTTACACAGACAGTGCTGGCACCTGCAAATAGTaacaatatatttaattaataacaGGAATTGACTTCAGAAGTTCATAAAGATGTCTCTACTTAGAAGAACTGAATTATAGTTTCTAGCCTTAAAACCATCcaataaatattaatgtctGCTATTTTCAGGGTTAGCATTTAATATGATCTAAAGTTTAGTGTCCCACCAGACAAAAGAATTTCAAGCTTTATATCCCCCATGGCATGATTTTGAAATCTCTCTGTTGTGACTGTACCAGCCTACTGAGCTTTAATCTTGTTTCTACcaagaaggcaaaagaaaagagatgcaACAAGACAAGATTCCTCTAGAGCATGGGAGCATAGTTCAGTACTGCTTGCAGGGTTGGGAGATGTGAACAAGCCCTGTTCATACTGGAGAGACAGAGACCAGATTGCCTCTAACCCTGAATGCACATCCAACAGTGACATTACCGCTTTCAGGATCCTTTCCTTCTAATTTTCCAGCGTTCTCATCCTCTGCACCACACgccatttcatttttcttggcCCAGTAGGTTGTCAGGTAGCTTGCTTCCTGTTTATTCTCGGATGTTGCCACCTCCACAACAGCTTCAGTCTTTCTATCAGCTGAGTTTGAGGTAACCTTAAGGATTTTAGGGACATAATCTGTGATAAGGCACATTTCCAAATTCTCATTATCTTTAGTGGTCAGCCTGTAGACCGAAGGAGATGGAACAACCTCTGAAAGTGGAGAATAGAAGAGACATTAGGTGAGATTACACAGTCTTAGTTCCTTGAATCTTGATGTACAGACATAAGTATGGAGGTCACTACATGGTTCCATTGGGAGATTGATCATAAGGACCTTGCGCTAGGACATCTTTAGAAAATGAAGGCATCCGTAGTAGGTAATGCAGGAGCTACATGAGACTTATGCTGTCTGAGAGCCACGGATAGGGAGTCAGACAGGATCTTTAGAGCATCTCAAATGATACTCATGTGGCCACCCACAGCCTAGATGTTGATATCTAACCTAGGCATTCCTCTCTGTAACAGCTTGTTCAACTCTACTCTGCAGCCTGGGATTCCTTTAGGGTCTTGGCCTGAATGCACTGGGGGATGTGTTCTGGGAACGGGCAGAGAGCACTCTCTCTCTTATTGCTTCACTGCTATGAGAAGTTATGTGTCTGGGGAGGagtaatcataataataaaatgttaatagTATTGCAGTACTCTAGTGATGAACAAGTAAAACATCATTAAAGAGATACTGTAGCCAACATGTAAATATGGGTCTCTCAGTAGCCctctgaatgcattttctgttggACTCTATGACCACAAGTTTGAACCTGAGCTTCATACCACATCTGTAACTGAGAAAGGGTTACTGGGTAAGGTTCAGAGTTTAGATTAACATTTGCTTAGTCCCTGCTCTCACACCACACTGTTAAGTATTGTAGAAATAGCAAAGATAGATTAGTCTCACATGAAgaagttttaatttcttccctctGGGGAAATGTAGACTAAAATCTTGGCTTTTAGAAACCACCTCAAAATCTTATCCAAGCACAGGCTCTTGTTCCACCGAGAGAAACTGTTCTGATCTGTTCAACTGCCAGCTGGCAGCATCTTAAAGAAATGTCTGTACTTTATTAATACCACCTCAGAAAAACCTTATCCACAAAGCCCAGTGGTATTTTTCTCCGAGTCTTCTCCTGAATTGCAGTTCATCTGTACGGGCTTTGTCCAGGCTTTGAAAAACCCAATGAGACTGTCTCTTTCCCAGCAGTGCAGAATATTGTCTAGTGTATACTCTGACTTCCCCAGCTCAACTCACCTGCCCCAATAATCCCCATGCAATACAgttattcttttgaaaataaatttcagtgaCAGAGTCAGATAAAAAGCTGTATGGGAGACtcctgtttaaaataataataataataatacagatgAACCAGGATATATCATTACCATGGAGTACAGggatacaaaagaaaagaggaactGATAGATGTTCTTCTCTCTCATATTGAgtgctctgctttctgaagaGCTACTTATGCACCACTCTCCAAAttagtgttgttgtttttttgtttgtttgttttttctcactATCTCTGTTATGCTTTTATCTTGAGCAGATTATGAAAAGCACATCTGTTTCTGCTGGTAGCTTCAGCACCAACTTTGCAAAATGCTCATTTCTCATTCTTGCTCAGAGAGGTTGCTCACTTTGTTCCGTAACTGGAGGCTTTTTCCCAATACATTCCTTTGCATATTTGCTCACCATTATGAAAGTCTGCAGATAGCAGTCTTGGTAAATATAAGCTATTATAACCGCAGCACTGTGATATGTTTCATGTCATTGTCTTAATGTGTTGGTGGATATGTTGGAAACGTTGTATTGATGTCTATTACctttatttgcagaaaatattgAGAATAATGATATTCTGAGCTGTCCACCCTGCCTAATTTCATCCTTACTGAACGATATCTTCTGTGTGGAAGAACAGGAGCTATCTGAGTACTATTCCCGCCCAGTCTACTCAGATAGTCAACTCCAGAAATCAGGAGATTTCAGGGAGAGAGCAGTAGAAGACTGTTCCAGCATAGGTCTTCAGACGAAGACCTATGCCTCTTTTTCCAAACAGGATGCATTAGAAATCCTGAACTGGTTTAACACACTATTGTGTATAGAGAATTATCTAATTACCCATTCCCTTGCAGACTCTCTCAATTGCTGATCAGACTGGAATTAATTTGACAGAGAGTCTTTGATCATTTAAAGCTCACAAGTGAATGCAATGGCTTATCCCATCTGTGTAATAATTGTCTTTGAAAACATGAAGACTTGAAGAGGCTGCTCATTAACTTCCTGAGAGCCTCTGTCATTTTCACCATATACTTTTCAGgccttttctttcaaagccaGCATGAATTTTAACTGTTGGAAActgttttcaattttatattCTAGAGtagtttctggaagaaaaataaaatgtcaagtCCAAACAAGTACATTATTGAATTAGAGAATAACTATACATGtagtatcaggaaaaaaaaaaaaaagatttgtttagTAAGTAAGAAAATCAGCCAAAAATCCCTGCCTAAACACAGGTAGAAGATCATTTTTTATGTTGTTACCAGAGAGTCAGAAGAATTTTCAATCTTATATTTGTGGATGCCTCATATACAGATGTGTATTTCACACCTAAATAATAACTGTCCCTAATCACTCTATTTAATTCACTTTTAATCAGATAACTTATTTGGGATCACAGATAGATAGCTTTGTACCATTTCCAAAAATTACTCTCCTAGCTCTGATATCCCAGACACTGAGttcaaatcattaaaataacatAGTCTAAGTCACCTGGGAAATTTACTCCTGATGCAATGTGAAACTATGATTTCAACATGAAACCAGAGGTGTCTGAATTTTTCCCTTCAatctaaggaaaaaatgtagacCGGTTTCTGTGTAACAATGTTAGCCCTGTCAGgctaatattttccttttcatatttaCTGCATAAATCTTCAAACTGTCTTACAAGACTCCAAAGTTAAGGTCAATGATATGCTGATGACACTAGCCTAAGAAATTGATGATGCTCTCATCTGCAGTATACCCAGGCTCCTACTCTGTCTTGCCTAGCATGCTGAGAAATAATCctagtttcattttctttcagccttcTCTAGTCCCTTTCCTCTTCATCTAGAGGCTATGTTCATCCTCCAAAACAACTCCCTAATATCTTTCCATAATAGATCTATTTAGAAACACAAACTGGTAGTCACTGCTTCCATCTTCATACCCTGTCCTCCAGATGTTACTCACCTGAGCTGATTTGTAATCTAGT encodes the following:
- the DAD1 gene encoding dolichyl-diphosphooligosaccharide--protein glycosyltransferase subunit DAD1, whose amino-acid sequence is MSGAAGSGAGGAGSAGSVGSVVRRFLAEYGSGTPSRLKVLDAYLLYVLLTGALQFGYCLGVGTFPFNSFLSGFISAVGSFILGVCLRIQINPQNKGEFQGISPERAFADFLFANTILHLVVINFVG